In a genomic window of Ptiloglossa arizonensis isolate GNS036 chromosome 12, iyPtiAriz1_principal, whole genome shotgun sequence:
- the LOC143153529 gene encoding BLOC-2 complex member HPS3, with protein sequence MVRVITVHNFLGQNITQIEEPTASCTANASGREMLLLALSTHCVEVWELMLSNIKLHTVFPTVDTIDQMVHCAKGDYVVTLESKYGRDTSINNHIGKTTNNFVRIYVNWAIVKDQSQPMRARIAGRVTPTLNRPLNSLEMIELPLSIQPTLIACCQSTGNLLVASGSSAILHEFKVETQQISKMKFIDFEARPWSLGFSFSPTRMEIVEDFVSVMDKSNLSVFRLTNSMYEDIDQLSSLTSTNSSSIDKTSISTDSSLMENSSNMGNQDNNTLLQATNSKHKCSTQDLHFVTSESNDFIGINTKSKNNRHKNSKTSVWCKLETGDFNKIKSNNNKAIIDLDRLIHNERDELQRLISQEVIDGNSQSLTVNFPSISLERAGPGHTLSPFVLNPPDIRIIIKTNSPDVGWSENYTIKNLLSLKIVAANNNLKLDGNSELFSCLLLKPLYMRKECNSSCLKKSIVRSDKYRYLQGVSCFLCTLQEGYLYHFFATSTNPMDATCLTTYPFTAAVNHVALEHNTLHALTEAGLESYTLRLSHHIARTSNNVDNFQVLCPSVSEPVCLIGLRPFLGIQQLLHSKSYLVLLAKAENSWTLYSLILPKLENLYYDILNAARSHKSSSPSTYRHLLGEAHALIRLAKDTTYNGSDIDEFDDAAKENVLKLKNLYNQSCALLADYYIRSEYESDWDLCIPYYKMSGLKSSEVLSRKSSQDAPGLVTFLTDILLTLKSGSEADALFQGFNIVEIICKLKKGDLLKLIFGSPVLREYTTEKLIHLLLLYETDELVKLALALLYIQSEKQEQAEKALTPVSAQCIKRVIVEHWDLLFDMTAMRKRSPMIPTFSDFAGTLMRLKNSTFADILIQIVEDDGVLSLHQIIQVFLEYLPSRVGRDGHNAAMALQVFLEKYLHNYFSTKLITDSSVINKNQIRTDFALVEAFKLLVRSYLGKLSQTKVYKIENKENVEENYTNFIFSKFRPDYLDRMPPYAKDYQKILNTNKLKDLANTDKTDIEKIIPTELFKLQLLLSCDFVPNECLLEVKQFLETQEIDGSLSLKTLCIQNVEEVTSILMENCPQAVMQYAKDIFTKESEWRYLIELTQNKISSSNTRQDLHCLYMQIMKEILNYLPHTLSLDSLHCVLPKDDIIAFQKCTEMCTQIMHAEHVKSLIMETGQQLLSTLKL encoded by the exons AACTAATAATTTTGTTAGAATTTATGTTAACTGGGCTATAGTAAAAGACCAAAGTCAACCTATGCGTGCTAGAATAGCAGGACGTGTGACTCCAACTTTAAATCGACCATTGAATAGCTTAGAAATGATAGAATTGCCATTAAGCATACAACCGACCTTAATTGCTTGCTGCCAAAGTACTGGTAATCTTCTagtagcttctggaagtagtGCTATTCTTCATGAATTCAAAGTTGAAACACAACAAAtatcaaaaatgaaatttattgatTTTGAGGCAAGACCATGGTCTTTGGGATTTTCATTTTCTCCTACACGTATGGAAATTGTTGAAGATTTTGTATCGGTCATGGATAAATCAAATTTATCTGTTTTTCGGCTGACTAATTCAATGTATGAAGATATTGATCAACTTAGCTCTCTAACATCTACAAATTCCTCATCTATTGATAAAACATCTATATCTACTGACTCCTCGCTTATGGAAAATAGCAGTAACATGGGAAACCAAGATAATAATACATTGTTACAAGCAACAAATTCAAAACATAAATGTTCTACTCAGGATCTTCATTTTGTCACATCAGAAAGTAATGATTTCATTggaataaacacaaaatctaaaaataacagacataaaaattccaaaacgaGCGTATGGTGCAAATTAGAAACAGGAgactttaataaaataaaatctaatAATAACAAAGCTATTATAGATCTAGATCGTTTAATACACAACGAAAGAGATGAATTGCAAAGATTAATTTCACAAGAGGTTATTGATGGAAATTCACAATCATTAACTGTCAATTTTCCATCTATAAGTTTAGAAAGAGCAGGACCTGGGCATACTTTAAGCCCTTTTGTATTAAACCCACCAGATAtaagaattataattaaaacaaaTTCTCCTGATGTTGGTTGGTCGgaaaattatacaataaaaaatttattatctcttAAAATAGTGGCAGCTAATAATAATCTTAAACTTGATGGAAATTCTGAACTATTCAGTTGCTTGTTACTGAAACCATTATACATGAGAAAGGAATGCAATAGTTCTTGTTTGAAAAAGTCAATTGTCAGATCAGATAAATACAGGTACTTGCAGGGTGTAAGTTGTTTTCTGTGTACGTTACAAGAAGGATATCTTTATCACTTCTTTGCTACTAGTACGAATCCTATGGATGCAACTTGTTTAACTACTTATCCATTTACTGCAGCTGTTAATCATGTAGCATTGGAACACAATACTCTACATGCACTAACCGAAGCTGGTCTTGAATCTTACACATTACGTTTGTCCCATCACATTGCGAGAACCTCAAACAATGTGGATAATTTTCAAGTATTATGCCCTAGTGTCTCTGAACCTGTTTGCTTGATCGGCTTACGACCATTTCTGGGGATACAGCAATTACTACATAGCAAAAGTTATTTAGTTCTCTTAGCTAAAGCTGAGAATTCATGGACATTATACTCTTTAATTTTACCTAAACTGGAGAATTTATATTACGATATTTTAAACGCAGCAAGAAGTCACAAATCTTCTAGCCCTAGCACTTACAGACATTTATTGGGAGAAGCCCATGCTTTGATACGTTTAGCTAAAGATACCACGTACAATGGTTCAGATATCGATGAATTTGATGATGCCGCAAAAGAAAACgtgttgaaattgaaaaatttatacaatcAATCATGCGCGTTACTCGCAGATTATTATATCCGGTCGGAGTATGAATCGGATTGGGATCTTTGTATACCCTATTACAAGATGTCGGGACTGAAGTCCTCAGAAGTATTATCCAGAAAATCAAGTCAAGATGCACCAGGTCTTGTTACGTTTTTGACTGATATACTTCTAACATTGAAAAGTGGTTCAGAGGCAGATGCTTTGTTTCAAGGATTTAATATCGTAGAAATAATCTGTAAATTGAAAAAAGGAGATTTATTGAAGTTGATCTTTGGTAGTCCTGTGCTGCGAGAATACACCACAGAAAAATTGATACATCTTTTACTATTATACGAAACTGATGAACTAGTTAAGTTAGCTTTAGCTCTCTTGTACATTCAATCTGAAAAACAAGAACAAGCAGAGAAAGCTCTTACACCAGTTTCTGCGCAATGTATCAAAAGAGTAATTGTTGAACATTGGGACTTATTATTTGACATGACAGCAATGAGAAAAAGAAGCCCAATGATTCCAACATTCTCTGATTTCGCTGGAACATTGatgcgtttaaaaaattcaactttTGCTGATATTTTGATACAAATAGTAGAGGACGATGGAGTTCTATCTCTTCATCAAATTATACAAGTGTTTTTGGAGTATTTGCCCTCGAGAGTAGGTAGAGATGGGCATAATGCAGCAATGGCATTGCAGGTTTTTCTTGAAAAGTATCTTCACAATTACTTTAGTACAAAGTTAATTACGGATTCGTctgttataaataaaaatcaaatacGTACCGACTTTGCTTTGGTCGAGGCATTTAAATTATTGGTACGGTCGTATTTAGGCAAATTGTCTCAAACTAAAGTgtacaaaatagaaaataaagaaaacgtagaagaaaattatacaaatttcataTTCTCGAAATTTAGACCTGATTATTTAGATCGAATGCCTCCATATGCAAAAGATTATCAAAAAATATTGAACACAAATAAACTAAAGGATTTAGCTAATACTGACAAAACtgatattgaaaaaattataccCACGGAATTGTTTAAGTTACAATTATTACTGTCCTGCGATTTTGTACCAAATGAATGCTTGCTCGAAGTGAAGCAATTTCTTGAAACGCAAGAAATTGATGGTAGCTTGTCTTTAAAAACGCTATGCATTCAAAACGTGGAAGAAGTGACAAGTATACTCATGGAAAACTGTCCTCAAGCTGTTATGCAGTATGCAAAG GATATTTTTACTAAAGAATCCGAATGGAGatatttaattgaattaacacaaaataaaatttcgtcgTCAAACACACGACAAGATTTGCACTGTTTGTATATGCAAATTATGAAAG aaattttaaattatcttcCACATACACTGTCCTTAGATAGCCTACATTGTGTTCTTCCAAAAGATGACATCATAGCATTCCAAAAATGCACCGAAATGTGCACACAGATAATGCACGCAGAACACGTTAAATCTTTAATAATGGAAACTGGACAACAACTTCTATCTACTTTAAAATTATGa